The genomic region CCGCCGATCTCCGTCCTGCGCAGCTCCGCCTCGTCGGTCCGGATCGCGACGGGCGTCTCGTTCCATGTCGTCGCCGTCATGGCTCCTCCAGAGCCGGTGTCCGTCCCCCTTCCAGTCTGGGCCCGGCCCCGGCGGGACGCGATGTCAGAGGGCGACGACGCCGGCCACGACGCAGGACACGCTGTGGGGCTTCCCCCACCGGGAAGGTCAAGCTCCGGTCCGCCGCCGTCACTTCCGGTTGTAGAGCCGCATCGTCACCGCGCCGAAGACCACCACGAACAGCGCCGACCAGCCCAGCGACCAGGCGATGTCCGTCGCCGGCCAGTTGCCGGCCATCAGCTCCCTCACGGCGGCCGCGAGATGCGTCACCGGGCTGTTGTTCACGAACGCCTGCAGCCAGCCGGGCATGGTCCTGGGGTCGACGAAGACGTTGCTCAGGAACGTCAGCGGGAAGATCACCATCATGCTGACGCCCATCACCGACTTCTCGGTGCGCAGCATCAGGCCGAACATCGTCCAGATCCAGGAGAAGGCGAACGAGAAGACCAGCAGGAGCGTGACGCCCGCCAGCACGCCCAGGATTCCGCCGTCCGGCCGGTAGCCGATGACGATGCCGACGACGAGCATGACGGCCGAGGCCAGGAGGTAGCGCACGACGTCGCCGAGGAGGTAGCCGACCATGGGGGCCGGCCGCCAGATCGACAGGGTGCGGAAGCGGTCGAAGACCCCTTTCGCGATGTCGGTGTTGATCGCGACGCCCGTGTACATCGTGATCATCACGACGCTCATGACGAGGATCCCGGGCAGGAGGAACTGGATGTAGCCCTCGGTGGAGCCGGCCAGCGCCCCGCCGAAGAGATACGTGAACATCAGGACCATCATGATCGGGAAGACCGTCACGTCGAACAGCTGCTCGGGCACATGCTTGATCTTCAGCATGGCCCGCCATCCGAAGGTCAGCGACGCCGACAGCGCGCTGGGCCGGTGCGGCCGTTCCTGGCCGACCAGCAGGGAGGCCAGGGTCTTCGCGTCCGGTGCGGTGAGTTCGGCGTCGTCGCGTTCGGCCGTGGTGGGCGCGGTGCTCATGCCGCTACCCCCTTCTTGTCCGTGAGCGCGAGGAAGACCTCGTCGAGGCTGGGCTGTCCCAGCGAGAAGTTGTCCACGTGGATGCCGCGCCGGGCCAGCTCCGCCAGTGCCCGGGCGGCCTGCTCGGCCGCCCCCTTGTCGGTGCCGTGGCCCCCGACCGTGGCGGTCAGCGCCACCGGGTCGTGGTCCAGCTGCACCGTCGCCTCGAGCGCGATCGCCAGCACGCGCTCGGCCTCGGGGCGCTGCCCGGGGTCGCGCAGACGCAGATGGACGGACCCGGCGCCGACGGACGCCTTGAGCTCACCCTTCGTACCCTCGGCGATCACCTTGCCGTGGTCGATCACGGCGATGCGGGAGGCCAGATGGTCGGCCTCGTCGAGGTACTGGGTGGTCAGCATGACCGTCGTGCCCTGCGCGACGACGGCCCGCACGATGTCCCACACCTGGTTACGGCTGCGCGGGTCGAGCCCGGTCGTCGGCTCGTCGAGGAAGAGCAGCTCCGGTGTGTTCAGGATGGACGCGGCGATGTCGATCCGGCGCCGCATCCCGCCGGAGTAGTTCTTCACCTGCTTGCCGGCCGCCTCGCTCAGTCCGAAGGCCTCCAGCAGCTGCGCGGCCCGGGTCCTGGCGGCGGGCCTGGAGTGGCCGAGGAGCCTGGCCAGCAGCACCAGGTTCTCCGTACCGGTCAGGTCCTCGTCGACCGAGGCGTACTGCCCGGTGAGACTGACCCGGCTGCGGACCGTGTCGGCGTCCTTCACGACGTCGTGCCCGAAGACCCGGGCCCGGCCCGCGTCCGGTCGCAACAGCGTCGCCAGCATCCTCACGGTGGTGGTCTTCCCGGCCCCGTTGGGGCCCAGCACTCCGTAGACCGTGCCCGAGGGCACGGCGAGATCGACGCCGTCCACCGCGCGGTTGTCACCGAAGACCTTCACCAGCCCCGTGGTCTCGATGGCCAGTTCAGTGCTCATGGTCCCTTCCCTGTCGGCTCTGTCGAGGGCGGATACGGGCCAACGATGGCACGGTGCACGCCGGTGGCGGGGCGGATCGGACGGAACGGGACGGGCGCGGCGACCGGATCGGATCCGGCCACCGCGCCCCTTCCTCCGGAAGGACGGCCGGTCACTCCTCGCGCGTGTAGTAGGCGTAGAACATCGTGCCGAACGTCCCCGCGGCCACCACCAGGCCTATGAAGCCCGACATCAGCACGCTCTTGCCGTTCAGGCTGGAGAGGAAGCCGACCGCGCCCCCGGCCAGCACGCCGAAGGCCGCTGCCCGCAGCTCACGCGGCAGGGCCCACCGGACCCGTGCGAGTGCGTAGCAGAGCGCGGCGAAGACCGCCCCGGAGACGACCCCGAGCCAGATCTGTCCGCCGGTGGTCGCTCCACCGTCCCGATTGATGAAGAAGGCCCAGAACCCGAGGATCACTCCCAGTGCCAGGGGCACCGCCCAGGCGAGCGCGGTGTGCCGGTGCTCCTGCCGGGCCGGGGCGGGGGCGCGGGCCTGCGTCCGCCGGCGCGTCGGCATCGTCGCGTGTGTGGCCATGGCGCACAGCTCCTTCCGTCGCCCCCGTCCCTCCAGCGCACACCCGGCCGGGCCGCCCGGCAACTCGAATGGCCCACGGCCCGGGGGCGCCCCGCCGCCGCAGGGGATTGGCTGGTGCCTGTGCGGAACTGTCTCTCAGCGGCCCTCTCGGCGGTGCTGCTCGTCGTACTGGCCGTGCTGGTACCGGTGAGCGCGCTCTCGGCGTGGGTCGATCTGGAGCTCGACGACACCGGCCGCTATCTCGCCGCCGTCTCGCCGCTGGCCTCCGACGCCGAAGTGCGGGACACCGTCGCCACGCTGGTCACGGACGAGGCCATGAAGAACATCGACGTCGGCCCGCTCCAGGACACCGTCGAGCAGTTCCTGCACGAGTCCGCCCTGTCGTTCACCACGACCGAGGCGTTCCGGCGGGCGTGGGAGAGCGCGAACCGGACGGCGCACCAGGCCGTGACCGCCTCGCTGCACGGGGACGACGGGCAGGCGGTGACCATCGATCTGGCGCCGGTGATCGAGGAGGTCAAGAAGGAACTGGTCAGCAGCGGGGTGCCGTTCGCCGACCGGATCCCGGTCCGGGAGACCTCCATCACCGTGCTGTCCGCCGACCGCGCGGACGACCTGCGGTCCTCCTTCCAGTGGCTCAGGTACTGCAGCGTCTGGCCGGCCGTGGCGACGGTGGTGCTGCTCGTCCTGGTGCTCGGCCTCACGCTCGTACGAGGCGGTGTCCGCGCCGGTCTGACGGCCGCCGCCGTGGTCGGCGGCGGCCTGGTCATCGGCGCGGCCCTGCTGCGGATCGCGGTCGCCGCCGGCCGCGACCGGGTGCTCGGCCAGGTGCCCGGAACCGACCGGGGCGGGGCCGCCGCGGTGTACGACGCGCTGACCGCGTCCCTGCGGACGACGGTGTGGATCGTGCTGCTCGTGGGGGCGGTCCTGGCGGTCGGCGGCCTCGTGGGGCGGGTCATGGCGGCCCGGCGCGGGTAGGACTCCCGGCGTGAGCAGCAGCGCCACGAGGGCGGCAGCGAGGGACGGGGTCCGCCCGCGCGGGCGGGGGCGGGCAGCCGCCGGCGGGTGCGCCGCGCTCGCCCTGTCCTGCGCCACCCTGGTGCTCGGTTTCCGCGCCGCGGACGCCGACGGCCCCACGCCGGTGCCCCAGGCCCTCGCCTTCCTGCCCTGGCTGCTCGTCCCCGGTGGCGCGGGCCTCGCGCTCGCGGGCATCGCCCGGTGGCGTACGGGCATGGTCTGGGCGGCCGTGGTGCTCGCCGCCACCGGCTGGTACGCCAGGCCGTACGGCCCCGGCACCACGGGCGCACAGGGGCCCGTCCTGGCCGAGCTGCGCGTCCTGACCTCCAACGTGGAGTTCGGCGGCGCCACGGACGAGCTGATCGACGCGGTCCGGCGCGAACGGCCCGACCTCGTCTTCGTCCAGGAGTGCGATCTGCTCTGCGCCGACGCCCTCGCCGCCCGGGTCCCGCAGGCCGCGTACCCCTACCGCGAGGTCGTCCGCCTCGACGGCTCGCTCGGCTCCGCCCTGCTCAGCCGGTATCCGCTGCGGCCCGCCGATCCCGTCGCAGGGGTCATGGCGATGCCGGGTTCGGTGGCCGAGGTCGCCGGCAGGGACGTCCGGCTCCAGCTCGCGCACCCGCTGCCGCCGGTGCCGGGCAGGGTCGGGGGATGGCGGGACGAGCTCGGCCGCATCCGGGACTTCGCGGCCGGGGCCAAGGGCGGGGCGGTCCTGCTCGCGGGCGACTTCAACGCCTCCCAGGACCATGCCGCCTTCCGCGAGGTGCTCGACGCGGGCGCGCTCCACGACAGCGCGAGGATCGCCGGCAGGTCCCGCACGTACAGCTGGCCCGCCGACCGCCGTACGCCTCTGCGCACCCAGATCGACCACGTCCTGGTCAGCGACGACTTCTCCGTGCGGTCCGCCCGCTTCCTGGACCTGAGCGGCACCGACCACCGGGCCCTGCTCGTCTCACTGGCCCTCCACGACGGGTGATCCGGGGTCTCCGGCCCGACGTGCGCGGGTGCGTGGGCCGGGCGACAGTGGGTGGGAGCAGGGGGCGAGTGAGAGGTCTGCCGTATGCGAGCCATCGCCGTCAGCGCGTTCCGTGCGGAGCCCTGTCCCGTCGAGGTGCCGAAGCCCGACCCCGGGGCGGGTGAGGTGCGGGTCAAGGTCGAGTACGCGGCGCTGAACCCGCTCGACCTCCAGACCGCCGACGGCGCTGCGGACGGTGCCGGGCCGCCGGTGTTCCCGCTCGTCCTGGGCACCGACTTCGCCGGCCGGGTGGACATGATCGGCAGCGGCGACAACCGCTTCCGGGTCGGCGACCCCGTCTTCGGCCGCGCCACGGCCCCGCCCCTCGGACGCTGTGGCGCGTTCGCCGAATACGTGTGCGTCCCGCAGGACTCCCCGATCGCCCTCGTCCCGCGCGACGTGCCGCTCCAGCTCGCGGCGGCGCTGCCGTCGGCGGGGACGACCGCCGCGCAGATCCTGTCGAGCACGGCCGTGCGCAGCGGACTCAGCCTGCTGGTCGTCGGGGCGACGGGCGGCGTGGGCAGCTTCCTGACCCAGCTCGCGGCGGCCCGGGGGACTGCGGTCGTCGCCGCCGTGCGTGGCGACGAGAAGCGGCGGATGGGGGCGCTCGGCGCCACCGCCACCGTCGATACGACCATGGGCCCCGAAGCGCTGGAAGCCGCGGTGCGCGATCTGTACCCGGACGGTGTCGACGCCCTCGTCGACCTCGTCTCGGCGGACACCGGCTCGTTCGCGGCGTACACCGCGCTGGTGCGTGACGGCGGAGTCGCGGTCACCACCCGGGGCGTCCCGGCTCCGCCGGGCATCGCCTGGGCCGACTTCCGGCTCGCCCCGACCGCCGCGGTGCTGGACGAGCTGGCCTCGGCGGTGGCACGTGGGGAGCTGGACGTGCCCATCGACATGGAGCTTCCCCTGGAGAAGGCTCCGCAGGCACTCGTCCAGAACCGCGCGGGCGGGGCGCGCGGCAAGACCGTCTTCGTCATCTGACGAACACGTCCCCCAGGACACCGGACCGGGAGCTCTCATGGCCGAGCAGGACATCTTCGAGAACATCGACGGACTGATCGCCGAGGAGCGCGCCCTGCGCGCCCGCTCCACCGCGGAACTGGGCCTCTC from Streptomyces sp. QL37 harbors:
- a CDS encoding ABC transporter permease — its product is MSTAPTTAERDDAELTAPDAKTLASLLVGQERPHRPSALSASLTFGWRAMLKIKHVPEQLFDVTVFPIMMVLMFTYLFGGALAGSTEGYIQFLLPGILVMSVVMITMYTGVAINTDIAKGVFDRFRTLSIWRPAPMVGYLLGDVVRYLLASAVMLVVGIVIGYRPDGGILGVLAGVTLLLVFSFAFSWIWTMFGLMLRTEKSVMGVSMMVIFPLTFLSNVFVDPRTMPGWLQAFVNNSPVTHLAAAVRELMAGNWPATDIAWSLGWSALFVVVFGAVTMRLYNRK
- a CDS encoding ATP-binding cassette domain-containing protein encodes the protein MSTELAIETTGLVKVFGDNRAVDGVDLAVPSGTVYGVLGPNGAGKTTTVRMLATLLRPDAGRARVFGHDVVKDADTVRSRVSLTGQYASVDEDLTGTENLVLLARLLGHSRPAARTRAAQLLEAFGLSEAAGKQVKNYSGGMRRRIDIAASILNTPELLFLDEPTTGLDPRSRNQVWDIVRAVVAQGTTVMLTTQYLDEADHLASRIAVIDHGKVIAEGTKGELKASVGAGSVHLRLRDPGQRPEAERVLAIALEATVQLDHDPVALTATVGGHGTDKGAAEQAARALAELARRGIHVDNFSLGQPSLDEVFLALTDKKGVAA
- a CDS encoding endonuclease/exonuclease/phosphatase family protein; this encodes MSSSATRAAARDGVRPRGRGRAAAGGCAALALSCATLVLGFRAADADGPTPVPQALAFLPWLLVPGGAGLALAGIARWRTGMVWAAVVLAATGWYARPYGPGTTGAQGPVLAELRVLTSNVEFGGATDELIDAVRRERPDLVFVQECDLLCADALAARVPQAAYPYREVVRLDGSLGSALLSRYPLRPADPVAGVMAMPGSVAEVAGRDVRLQLAHPLPPVPGRVGGWRDELGRIRDFAAGAKGGAVLLAGDFNASQDHAAFREVLDAGALHDSARIAGRSRTYSWPADRRTPLRTQIDHVLVSDDFSVRSARFLDLSGTDHRALLVSLALHDG
- a CDS encoding NADP-dependent oxidoreductase, with the translated sequence MRAIAVSAFRAEPCPVEVPKPDPGAGEVRVKVEYAALNPLDLQTADGAADGAGPPVFPLVLGTDFAGRVDMIGSGDNRFRVGDPVFGRATAPPLGRCGAFAEYVCVPQDSPIALVPRDVPLQLAAALPSAGTTAAQILSSTAVRSGLSLLVVGATGGVGSFLTQLAAARGTAVVAAVRGDEKRRMGALGATATVDTTMGPEALEAAVRDLYPDGVDALVDLVSADTGSFAAYTALVRDGGVAVTTRGVPAPPGIAWADFRLAPTAAVLDELASAVARGELDVPIDMELPLEKAPQALVQNRAGGARGKTVFVI